ATTTTAATCGGTGTTTCTTTCACAATTTTATAAACTACTATAGCCGTAATCGTGGCTATAACGAATGATGCGATGATCGCCACTACAACATTAGGTACCGGAATATCAAAGTTGAATAATCCCATCAATGGTTTAGGTGTGTCGAACGACCATAGCAAATCATATAAAGATACTACTACGACTGCAACTATAATGGTTACAAATCCTCCAAGCCCTCCATAACGATAAAACCCTAATCCAATTAGCCATCCAACTAGAAAATAGATCATGACTACGAAGAAATAAGAGACACTAGTCAGTAACCAACTGTTTACTCCAAGTGAGGATAACACAACTTCTTTGAATACGTTGATGTTCAATACATGTACTATCCACGTTAGAATCGTTGTTAGACCTATGACAGTAATTGCTAAGCCTATCGCTGAAAGCAACGCTCCTTGAAAATACGACTTTCTAGTAACGCCATATTTCACATACGTTGTGAGGAATACGGAGCTTGAAATGATCCCACACACGAGCATAAATATTGTAGTTGTTTGAAATGTAAATGTTAGTAACGAAATGGACCTGATATCTGGTTCATCGAGGAACCAAACAATTGCAAAGTACGCAACATACACAATGGGCAAATACCACGCTACCCATTTCATTTGGACTAAGTACAGGTCAGCACCTATTTTCTTTCCCATCGCGTTCATTTTACTCTCCCTCCTTTGTTAAATGAATAAATAATTCATGAAGTGAAACATTTCCTATTTCTAGTTCTTTTCGTTTTATTTCGTCTTCTTTTTCTTTCGTTAATTCTCCGTACAACATCATCGATTTCGTACCGCCTAGCTGTTCTTCATTTAACACATGAAGTCCGGCGACCACTTCTACTACATCACTAGTTGGACCTGTAACAGAATATCCTCTTTCTAAAAGAGTGTCCACTTCCTCTTGAAGTATTAATGTACCTTGATGAATAATAAGCACTTCGTCAAATAGGTATTCCATTTCTGAGATTAAATGGGTAGATAAAATGAAAATTCGGGGATTGCGTGCTTGCTCTTCTAAAACTTCATTGTAAAAAATTTCACGTGTTGGGGCATCCATTCCTTGATAGGCTTCATCAAAAATCGTGATGGGCGTTTTACTCGCTAGCCCAATTGTTACATTAAAAGCAGATTGCATACCTGCCGATAACTTTCGTAATGGTTTGTTGGTTGGGAGGTGAAATAGCTGAACCAATTGTTCCGCATACTTTCGATCAAATGTAGGACGGTAGCGCTCGGCTAGATCAAAATATTTACTGATTGTGTCATGATGATCTTTGTAATCTGTTTGATGAACAAACATTACTTGAGACATTGCATTCTCGTTTTCAAATATGTTCTCTCCATCTATTTTCATTTCTCCACTCGTTGCCTTCCGATAAGCGGCTATTACAGATAGTAAACTCGTTTTTCCAGCACCATTGCGCCCGATCATTCCATAAATCTTTCCGTTCTCCAACGTGAAGTTAATATCTAATAACGCTTCAAATTCGTTATACGAAACACTTATGTTACTTGCCTCTACTTTTCTAGTCATCCTCTACACTCCCTTTCAACTTTTCCATTATTTTCACGATATCGTGATCTACTAACTTGAGTTTTTTCGCTTCTTTTAACATGGGCAAAACAAATTCCTCAGCGAATCCTTCTCTTCGTTTGAGTACCAATTTTTCTTTTGCGCCTTCTTTCACAAACATTCCCACACCCCTTTTTTTATAAATAATCTCTTCTTCAACAAGGAGGTTAATTCCCTTTGAAACCGTGATGTGATTGATTTTATAAAACTGCACGAGTTGGTTTGTTGATGGAATTTGATCATGTTCTTGTAGTTGATTATTAATAATTTGATCTTCAATCATTTCTTTTATTTGAAGGTAAATAGGCTTTTTATCATCCAAAGATTTACTCATTCCGTATGTCACCTCTTTTCATGATATGCTGTACTTAGCTATATGGTTATATGGTTATGTATATAACCATATAACCAATTAAATTATTAGTCAACTAAAAAAACGATCACTTGGAACATGATCGTTTTTGAATAGTATAAGTTTATTATGATGGAAATAGAAAGTGTTTAGTGTATACTATCCAGCTTAAACTTCACTCCGATTCTTTCGTCTGGTGACAATTGGTTTTTCCATAGTTCATAGCTTTTTTCCATCATTGCCCGGGAAAGTGTTCCTGCTTGTTGATCATCAGCTGATAATGCAAAAGACAGTAACTTATTATAATAATGTAATGAAGCTTCACGGCGAAATGAGCTTTCAAAGTATTTCACTGCCATTTTCACGTAGGCCGGCTCAAAGCTGTTTAACACGAGCGAGAAAAGCGGATTCTCGGATAATCTAGCTAACTCCTTTTGAAGTTTCCAATCATACGATGCAAAAGCTTCCGCCGTGTCTGACAACTCATCTATTTCAGCGAGTAATCCTACTACTTTAGGATAATTGTACAGTACCGCTTTTTGTACATATTGAGGCGTTAACGCAATACGCAATTCCAAAAAATAGAGAACGAATGCATCAGGTACTTGATCAAAGTACTCGATAATATCTACGATGGTTGTAATATTGCCTCTGTTCCAATATTCATTGACAACAGCGCGTTGTCCTTTTCGTAATGTCAGCCAGCCTCCGTGACTCAGACGCTGCAAGATTTCTCGAATAGCGGGCCGTCCTAGTTCATACATCGCTGCTAGTTCTCTTTCCGTTTCGATTTGACTGCCCGCCACATATTCTCCTTGAAGAATTGCTTTAATCAGTTCTTTTTCAACAGTTGTTGTTCGATTCATGGCTAGATCTCCTTTATTCACTACTTACGTACGATTTTCTAAATTTCTAGCAGTATCGCTTTTATCGACTGCTTTTTGATCTTTATACGTTCCAAACGTTTTGTCGATAGCTGTATGTGTAACCCCAAACCAGTAGTTTTCATTTTTAAAATGATGCCAAAGATGTGCTTTCTTTATACGTTTTCCTATTTCGGTACGCGGTTGAACGGGGCGGTGCGCAATATAATGTTTCCATTCATAATACATGAAATAGACGATGATGCCTGCTAGATACGCCACTGTGAATGTAAAGTTACTTGTAATGAAATAAAAAGCAATCGTAAATATGGAAAATCCAGGTAAGCTAAACCAAATTGGCAGAAACAACAGTTTTAAATTTGTTGGATCTACATGATGATCAAAATGTAAACGCTTAATCGTTTTCAATAAAAATGGATGGGTTGGCGTTTTCATATGGAATAAAAATCTATGAATCATATATTCGCTCATTGCATAAGTAGCCATCCCAACAATAAATGAAACCCATACACTAAGAGAGAATGCGTGTAAAAGAGTATAACTAATCAGCGGAATCAATAGCACAAGCATCATCATAATGTCCGAAAACATAAAGAACTCTTTTACATATTTTGTATTCATCAACCGTCCTCCTATCTTATTGTCAATCAATCTATAAAGCATATTAGCTAACCAATTTCATTTGGTAAGACCATAAATAAAATTGGAATTACCAAAATAATATATTGTTCAGAATTAATAGTTAATTTATTTTTTGGAAATGGAAAAGTACTACATAAAGAAGCAAATCTAACGTTTCTTATGCAGTGCTATTTTATTCCTCCATTAATTGATACATGTTATACTACTCAAGCGGCAAGTTACATATAGCAACGAACTTATTTCAGCTAAGGATATCTGCTTCTGGTCGTTGCCAGGGTGGGTATCCTTTGCTGCGTCAAAATACGTTTCATTCATATATACTTTGCATCAGTCTGTTTTTAGAAAGGAAGTAAATTGTGTCTTCATTACAAATTGTTCAAGTACGTTATCCAAAAGCGATGGCTTTCACTCTAATGTTCGGAGCTTTTATTGGGTTATTCGGTGAGACGGCTTTAAATATGGCTCTTACCAATATTATGGCCGACTTCTCGATTAACTCAGCAACTGCACAGTGGTTGACTACGGGGTATTTATTAACGTTAGGTATTCTCGTTCCTGTGTCGTCTCTTTTAATCCGTTGGTTTACAACGAAACAATTGCTCGTTGCGTCTTTAGCCTTTTCAATAGCCGGTTCATTTTTAGCTGGGCTCGCTCCGAGTTTTGCCGTGTTATTTATAGGTCGTGTCGTGCAAGCGATTGGAACAGGAATATTATTACCATTAATGATGAACGTCATTTTATTGATATTCCCGATCTATAAACGCGGTGCCGTTATGGGCGTCATGGGGCTTGTGATCACGACAGCTCCCGCGATTGGACCTGCACTCTCGGGATTAATCGTCGACACACTCGGTTGGTCATACATTTTCTGGGTCAGCCTTTTATTTTATATAGGATTAATCGTATTTGGTCTCAAAAAAATTGACAATGTCTCACAAATCACGAAACCAGCGATCGATATCGTTTCGATTATATTATCAACGGTCGGGTTTGGTGGGGTTATTTATAGTTTAAGTACTATGGCAGAAAATTCTTTAACGTCTGCATACGTATACCTTCCATTATTAGTCGGTTTCGTTTCTCTACTTTTATTTGCGGTAAGACAGTTCAAGATGAAGCAGCCGATGATCAATTTACGTGTGTTTAAATATCCGATGTTCACGTTAGGGATCGTACTATTGTTCATTGGCATGTTTTTAATCTTATCTACTGCCATTTTGCTGCCCTTGTATATGAGAACGTCTTTGCTCGTCAGCGCAGCAGTAGCGGGACTTGTTTTATTACCAGGCAGCGCGTTGAACGCATTGTTGTCTCCAGTCATAGGTATGCTGTCAGACAGATTCGGCGTCAAAACAATATTACCGATCGGCTTCCTATTAACTTCGATTTCGAGTGTATTGTTCATTATCATTATTTCCGCTGAAACGCCTATTTGGCAAGTAGTCATCGCTTTCTTAATATTCTTCGTAGGGATTGCCATGATTATCATGCCTGCTCAAACGAACGGATTAAATGAATTACCGCGCGAACTCTATGCAGATGGTTCGGCTGTCACGAATACTCTCCAACAAATCGCTGGTGCTACGGGAACAGCTTTGGCGATTACATTCATGATACATGGAGAAAACTTATTTCTAGAAGCTTCTCCTAGTGCTTCGTCTGTTGATGTGATTGCAGCGGGTACGAAATATGCATTTTACTTTATCGCAGCGTTTGCTGTTACAGGATTTATTGCGTCTCTGTTTGTGAAACGTGTTCGTGTGTAACCGAGGTACTTCAGTCAGCAAGGGATTCATGAAATAGCGATAACTGATTTCATTACCCTCACACTCACTTTCGCTATGCAGAAAGTTTACTTAAAGTATCAAGTCTAGCTGTTTACGAAGCAACGATAAATTATATCCATTAACAAAAACCCTTCTGCGATGACTCCATCGTAGAAGGGTTTTCTTGTATAGTGACACGTGTTTAAATTAACGATTCCAGATTCAGAGCAACCTCAATATTCGTAATAACCGCTGTCTGAATTCACTACGACCGTATCAAGACCTTGATCTGTCTGAACCGTGAATTTGTATTTTTTATACGTATATTTTTCTCCGCTTTTCTGATCTGTGCCAGTGGCTGTTGACTCGGAGACGAAATGAATCGTAATGTAAGCAGGGTCTTGATACGAATAGTCATAACGCAAAATCTGCTTCACTTCGTCCTTTGTCAGCTCAAAATTACGCTTGCCGATTCCCGTATATTTCAAATCATGTATCTTCCATTTGCCACTTTCTTTTTTAAATATATAGTCAACGAAAGCTCCACCCGAAACTGGTCCCGGTGAATCTAGTAAAATTGTGTTGACGACCAGTTTATCTTTGCTCGGTTGCGAATACTGGAGACGAACCGACAATTCCGATACATAATACGGGAAGAACGATGTATCGCACGCGAAACACACATACGGATAATCGCGCTTCATCTGAATATCTGCAAATCTAGCAGTGGCATATGGCAGTAATTGCGAACGAATTTCACTGAACTTCTTATTCGCTAGGAACCCTCTGATCATCACACCTTCTACTTCAGCTGGTGTACGGTACAGAAGATTCAGTACTTGCGCCTTGCTCACTTTTTCTGTTTCCACAGGCGTAACGCCTACTTTCAATGAACGGCTCAAAAACTCCGCATAATGCGCGCGTGTAACTCGTTTATTGGGCATAAAAATACCGTCATCGCCTTTTGCTATACCATTCTCAAGCAACACATGCGCATGAACAAAACCCCAATGATCCAAATAAAGGTCATGGAAGCCGCCTGGTCGATCAGTCAGTCGAAAACCGAATGCTAAGTCCAATATTTTCGCCATCTGAATTCGTGTGATCGGTGCGTCAGGATTGAATTTTTGATTCGCCCCTCCGCTTACGATCCCTGCTTGCGTCAAATTCATGATGGGCTGATAATATGGATGACTGAGTGGTACATCTTTGTAGATCAACTTCTTTCCTGCTTTTGGTAGCTTCAGTGCCTGATCAAGTAATGTCGCAACATGCTTGCGACTAATTGGATCATTCGGTCGGAATGTACCATCTGGATACCCGCTAATAAGTCCTTTCTTCTCCATCTCTTGGATCGCTGCATAGTTCGGATGTTTCTTCGGTACGTCCTTGAATTCCTTTGCGGATGCCTGTCCAGAGTTTACGAAAACAATGGATAAAACGAACAGCATGGCGGTCCACAACAACGTTTGCATAAGTTTTTTCATGACTTCACTCCTAGTTTGCCATTATAGTATTTGTTTCACTCCGAAAGAAATATTCATGAGTGAAACATTACTATTTATTTTACATGAATAGGCTTACTTTGCTAGTCTAATAATACTAGTTGGTAGATTTTTGTTAAATAGTAATTATTTATTCGGAATATACAGCATTAATATATTGAAGAGTCCCTATACAGGTAACAAACACAATGCCCTGCTGTATATCGTACTCAGTGATGACGGATTGATGAATGGTATATTAAAATAGTGCAGGTATAAAATACAAACATTACTATATAAACAACCATGAAAGATTCTCAATCAAACACTTTTCACTAAAACTATCACACAAAAAAGCAAGCGTCTATTCCACGCTTGCTTTTTTGTGTTTACGGACCCCATTGACCTTCAAAAATTGTTAATGTAGAGATGTTGATGATGCCGTACATTTCTTGAACGTCTATGCTTATGCTTTTCGCGAAACCAGGCAGTTTCAAGACGCCCAACACTTCTTCCACTTGAACGTGGTATTTTATATATATCGAAGCTCCATTTAACATACTGCCCGACACATTAAGTGTGCCTTTTCCCTCATTTAGTGGAATAAGTTGAATTTTTGTTTTAGTATAGCCTGGCTTTCCATAGACCATAACTGATTCATATAAATCTGTATCTGTCTTCCATATAACACCTTCAATTTCATCCAATCCAACATCTTTAGCCTCTAATGTGACCATTGACGGCTTCATTTCTTCTGTGACTTCCATTAATTTAGCGGCCTGTCCTCTTGTCACATCTGTATTTATGCCGAATGTGTTAGGTGTAGTCCCTGTAGTAATTCCTAATTTATAAAGGATCAAGATATTTTCACTGTGCGATTGTGAAACATGAATATCTTTGAACGGATTTTTCATGCTCTGAAAATTGTAGCGTGGTAAATCAAATGCTTTTACAAGAATTGAAGTAACGTATAGACGTTGAATTTTGGATATAGTTTCAATTTGATTTACTATTATTTCCACAAAAAAGCAGACACGTCATTCGTGTCTGCTACCTACTCATGCACTATAATTAGAAATCTTTATGCAACTCATAAATAGTGGAAGGCGTGATATTGATTAAACCGTTCATTTCTTGAATTTCTATCTTCATACCCGTAGTGGTATTCGCTAAACCTTCGCCCGGCACAAAATGCGCTCCATCTACCGAGTTCTCAAATTCCATCTCCACAACCCCTACTGCCTTGGCGGTAACACGGAACACATTCGTTCCGGGATCTCTTGTAATGCTTGCGATGTCATTCGCATTTAGTGTTAGAATTGTATGCTTTCCTATCTTTTTCAATGCTTCCTTATCATAATAATAATCATGAATGAATAATTCTTCTACATCAAATACATACGTTAACCGTTCTTTTAATGTTTTTATATCGTAATGGAATCCTCTATCATGATGAACTCCTTCTTTTGGCACTATAGCTTCAATCGCATAGCGAACATCTTCACCTGTAGCAAATCGTGCTGTCGCAATATACTTTCCAGGTTTTTCAATCTTAATGCATGTAAAATAGTCATAGTTAGTGCAATTTTCGAATGGGACATTGTCAGACACCAAGTTCCCTCCTAGTGTAGAAAGGCTGATGTTTTTGACCTTTTCTTCCGGCGATACTTCGAGTAACGCATCTGTCGGTACATAATCGTCCGTCGCTTCAAGGGTTAGCTTTAATTCACCATTCACATTTTTGATAAGAATATAAAACTTTTTAGTTATTCGCTTTCCTGAAATAGAGCCGCCAACGCTGATCCTCCCTTTTCCTTCTTTCAATGGGAGGAGCTGAGCCCTCTCTTTTGTATAACCTGGTTTTCCGTATACAGGCAGTAACGTATAC
This window of the Sporosarcina ureae genome carries:
- a CDS encoding ATP-binding cassette domain-containing protein, whose product is MTRKVEASNISVSYNEFEALLDINFTLENGKIYGMIGRNGAGKTSLLSVIAAYRKATSGEMKIDGENIFENENAMSQVMFVHQTDYKDHHDTISKYFDLAERYRPTFDRKYAEQLVQLFHLPTNKPLRKLSAGMQSAFNVTIGLASKTPITIFDEAYQGMDAPTREIFYNEVLEEQARNPRIFILSTHLISEMEYLFDEVLIIHQGTLILQEEVDTLLERGYSVTGPTSDVVEVVAGLHVLNEEQLGGTKSMMLYGELTKEKEDEIKRKELEIGNVSLHELFIHLTKEGE
- a CDS encoding S-layer homology domain-containing protein; its protein translation is MEIIVNQIETISKIQRLYVTSILVKAFDLPRYNFQSMKNPFKDIHVSQSHSENILILYKLGITTGTTPNTFGINTDVTRGQAAKLMEVTEEMKPSMVTLEAKDVGLDEIEGVIWKTDTDLYESVMVYGKPGYTKTKIQLIPLNEGKGTLNVSGSMLNGASIYIKYHVQVEEVLGVLKLPGFAKSISIDVQEMYGIINISTLTIFEGQWGP
- a CDS encoding GntR family transcriptional regulator; the protein is MSKSLDDKKPIYLQIKEMIEDQIINNQLQEHDQIPSTNQLVQFYKINHITVSKGINLLVEEEIIYKKRGVGMFVKEGAKEKLVLKRREGFAEEFVLPMLKEAKKLKLVDHDIVKIMEKLKGSVEDD
- a CDS encoding S-layer homology domain-containing protein: MKKLMQTLLWTAMLFVLSIVFVNSGQASAKEFKDVPKKHPNYAAIQEMEKKGLISGYPDGTFRPNDPISRKHVATLLDQALKLPKAGKKLIYKDVPLSHPYYQPIMNLTQAGIVSGGANQKFNPDAPITRIQMAKILDLAFGFRLTDRPGGFHDLYLDHWGFVHAHVLLENGIAKGDDGIFMPNKRVTRAHYAEFLSRSLKVGVTPVETEKVSKAQVLNLLYRTPAEVEGVMIRGFLANKKFSEIRSQLLPYATARFADIQMKRDYPYVCFACDTSFFPYYVSELSVRLQYSQPSKDKLVVNTILLDSPGPVSGGAFVDYIFKKESGKWKIHDLKYTGIGKRNFELTKDEVKQILRYDYSYQDPAYITIHFVSESTATGTDQKSGEKYTYKKYKFTVQTDQGLDTVVVNSDSGYYEY
- a CDS encoding sterol desaturase family protein gives rise to the protein MNTKYVKEFFMFSDIMMMLVLLIPLISYTLLHAFSLSVWVSFIVGMATYAMSEYMIHRFLFHMKTPTHPFLLKTIKRLHFDHHVDPTNLKLLFLPIWFSLPGFSIFTIAFYFITSNFTFTVAYLAGIIVYFMYYEWKHYIAHRPVQPRTEIGKRIKKAHLWHHFKNENYWFGVTHTAIDKTFGTYKDQKAVDKSDTARNLENRT
- a CDS encoding GntR family transcriptional regulator — encoded protein: MNRTTTVEKELIKAILQGEYVAGSQIETERELAAMYELGRPAIREILQRLSHGGWLTLRKGQRAVVNEYWNRGNITTIVDIIEYFDQVPDAFVLYFLELRIALTPQYVQKAVLYNYPKVVGLLAEIDELSDTAEAFASYDWKLQKELARLSENPLFSLVLNSFEPAYVKMAVKYFESSFRREASLHYYNKLLSFALSADDQQAGTLSRAMMEKSYELWKNQLSPDERIGVKFKLDSIH
- a CDS encoding DHA2 family efflux MFS transporter permease subunit is translated as MAFTLMFGAFIGLFGETALNMALTNIMADFSINSATAQWLTTGYLLTLGILVPVSSLLIRWFTTKQLLVASLAFSIAGSFLAGLAPSFAVLFIGRVVQAIGTGILLPLMMNVILLIFPIYKRGAVMGVMGLVITTAPAIGPALSGLIVDTLGWSYIFWVSLLFYIGLIVFGLKKIDNVSQITKPAIDIVSIILSTVGFGGVIYSLSTMAENSLTSAYVYLPLLVGFVSLLLFAVRQFKMKQPMINLRVFKYPMFTLGIVLLFIGMFLILSTAILLPLYMRTSLLVSAAVAGLVLLPGSALNALLSPVIGMLSDRFGVKTILPIGFLLTSISSVLFIIIISAETPIWQVVIAFLIFFVGIAMIIMPAQTNGLNELPRELYADGSAVTNTLQQIAGATGTALAITFMIHGENLFLEASPSASSVDVIAAGTKYAFYFIAAFAVTGFIASLFVKRVRV
- a CDS encoding S-layer homology domain-containing protein — its product is MPSTKHFAEAVNELAERNIIGGYPDGTFKLSKSITRGQAAAIIAKLSRMDIKNVKDPGFSDVSTANGYHGAIAALAEANIIGGYQDGRYGPNDPVKRGQLASILVKAFDLPRYSVYDVKNPFKDVLVTGSHSPNILTLYKLGITTGTSPDTFSVNAPVTRGQAAKLMKATEENKPTTMITLEAETFGFDDFYGASSITNSDKELYTLLPVYGKPGYTKERAQLLPLKEGKGRISVGGSISGKRITKKFYILIKNVNGELKLTLEATDDYVPTDALLEVSPEEKVKNISLSTLGGNLVSDNVPFENCTNYDYFTCIKIEKPGKYIATARFATGEDVRYAIEAIVPKEGVHHDRGFHYDIKTLKERLTYVFDVEELFIHDYYYDKEALKKIGKHTILTLNANDIASITRDPGTNVFRVTAKAVGVVEMEFENSVDGAHFVPGEGLANTTTGMKIEIQEMNGLINITPSTIYELHKDF